One genomic window of Mucilaginibacter sp. SJ includes the following:
- a CDS encoding ankyrin repeat domain-containing protein, which yields MSIERLEEYIASTDLDSINTLLGRDPALALKKTSLNVSPLMLSCYYKKPEVTNLLLNYVSDISLFEAAAAGKFDTVAHLVATYPNTLDDYADDGFTALGLACYFGQFDVARYLVLKGANVNLQSNNGFNVFPIHSATAGNYTDIARMLIENGAQVNVVQQAGATPLHSAAQNGNLELIILLLESGAEVHTRMEGGKLPADLAREKGFEEIAEILS from the coding sequence ATGAGCATAGAAAGACTGGAAGAATATATCGCATCAACCGATTTAGATAGTATCAATACCCTGCTTGGCCGCGACCCGGCGCTGGCTTTAAAAAAAACAAGCCTTAACGTATCGCCGCTTATGCTTTCCTGCTATTATAAAAAGCCAGAAGTTACCAATTTATTGTTAAATTATGTAAGCGATATCAGTTTATTTGAAGCCGCTGCTGCCGGTAAATTTGATACGGTTGCCCACCTGGTTGCTACCTATCCGAACACACTTGATGATTATGCTGACGATGGCTTTACTGCACTTGGGCTGGCCTGTTACTTCGGGCAGTTTGATGTGGCCAGGTACCTGGTGTTGAAGGGTGCAAATGTTAACCTTCAATCAAATAACGGTTTTAACGTATTCCCCATTCATTCGGCAACTGCCGGAAACTATACCGATATAGCCCGGATGCTGATCGAAAACGGCGCTCAGGTGAACGTTGTGCAGCAAGCCGGCGCTACGCCGCTGCATTCGGCCGCGCAAAATGGTAATCTTGAGCTGATCATCCTGCTGCTCGAAAGCGGTGCCGAAGTTCACACCCGGATGGAAGGCGGCAAACTTCCCGCCGACCTGGCCCGCGAAAAAGGCTTTGAAGAGATAGCGGAAATCTTGAGTTGA
- a CDS encoding GlxA family transcriptional regulator, translating to MKEIALLIHEDINLSTISGVLDMVRHTNRFLVESGKTEAFSVMLVGERINNNLLYFPAQFTGFKTIDEIKEIDLVIAPAFYGPPDLVMRKNKNLIDFIRNMYNKGAEVASLCFGSYFLAEAGVLDGKPCTTHWVAVDDMKRRYPSVNILPDMVTTDKDGTYTSGGAFSSMNLILYLIEKYCGRDTGIWASKMFSLDIDRTSQAHFKVFEGQHQHEDQEIMRSQLFIENNYHLPISVEEIAGQTNMSKRNFIRRFKSATQNTPMEYLQKVKIESVKKGLEKTNFNISELMYKVGYNDLKTFRKIFKRITGLTPQDYRSKYCRRAVLEN from the coding sequence ATGAAAGAAATAGCGCTGCTTATTCACGAAGACATTAATCTTTCAACCATATCGGGTGTATTGGATATGGTGAGGCATACTAACCGTTTTTTGGTAGAAAGCGGCAAAACCGAGGCCTTTAGTGTAATGCTTGTAGGGGAAAGAATAAACAATAACCTGCTTTATTTCCCGGCACAGTTTACCGGTTTTAAAACCATTGATGAGATCAAAGAGATCGACCTGGTAATAGCCCCGGCGTTTTATGGTCCGCCTGATCTGGTGATGCGTAAAAACAAAAACCTGATCGACTTTATAAGGAACATGTATAATAAGGGCGCGGAAGTGGCCAGCTTGTGTTTCGGCAGCTATTTTTTGGCCGAAGCAGGGGTGCTTGACGGCAAACCCTGTACTACGCATTGGGTTGCTGTGGACGATATGAAACGTCGCTATCCAAGCGTGAATATTTTACCAGATATGGTAACCACCGATAAAGACGGGACTTATACCAGTGGCGGTGCTTTTTCAAGCATGAACCTGATCCTGTACCTGATTGAAAAATATTGCGGCAGAGATACAGGCATCTGGGCCAGTAAAATGTTTTCGCTGGATATCGACCGTACCAGCCAGGCGCACTTTAAGGTATTTGAAGGGCAGCACCAACATGAAGATCAGGAAATCATGCGCTCACAGTTGTTTATCGAAAATAATTACCATTTGCCTATTTCTGTTGAAGAAATTGCGGGCCAAACCAATATGAGCAAGCGTAATTTCATTCGCCGTTTTAAAAGCGCCACCCAAAATACGCCGATGGAATACCTGCAAAAGGTAAAGATAGAATCGGTAAAAAAAGGGCTGGAGAAAACCAATTTCAATATTAGCGAACTGATGTATAAAGTTGGTTATAACGACCTGAAAACGTTCAGGAAGATCTTTAAACGGATAACAGGACTAACCCCGCAGGATTACAGGAGTAAATATTGCAGGAGGGCAGTGCTGGAGAATTAA
- a CDS encoding FtsK/SpoIIIE family DNA translocase: protein MPAKGNQFRSNNFKGENQPRQSGKAEKERVAGRKLPKLPSFDFDYENGKAVKIAGLFSLLLSIFFLIAFTSYLFTWQEDQSYISKTNGGWHNLSTGTTVHEIADLSDPTIRAQNWLGKFGALLSNQFIYEWFGVASFLFIFVFFVVGYRLLFKARLFSIRKTLAYSLFSIVFISVAIAYLHSFVIDYPHYLEGGFGFWSNRLLAAQIGEAGTGGLLVFLALTVLVIAYNIDFKIPQRKNRPVAAMSVDEIAPEPVELIDEEPSMPLEWPRGNNKIRETHVSSIMPEPMVQEPLIPPSPLRHPPMEQMPGFHEPVVLRPANTVKHEPEEEEEIPLTIDTNRPLPELSVEKTDNEKANDLVNQFGIYDHKLDLASYKLPHLELLENHGSNKISVNAEELEANKNKIVETLNHYNIEIDKIKATIGPTVTLYEIIPAPGVRISKIKNLEDDIALSLAALGIRIIAPMPGKGTIGIEVPNQNPEMVSMRSILSTEKYQNTTMDLPIALGKTISNEVFIADLAKMPHLLVAGATGQGKSVGINAILVSLLYKKHPAELKFVLVDPKKVELTLFRKIERHFLAKLPDDGDAIITDTKKVVNTLNSLCIEMDQRYDLLKDAQVRNLKEYNAKFVNRKISDPEKHRYLPFIVLVIDEFADLMMTAGKEVEMPIARIAQLARAVGIHLVIATQRPSVNIITGTIKANFPSRLAFRVLSKIDSRTILDAGGADQLIGRGDMLFSTGSDLIRLQCAFVDTPEVEAISDFIGNQKGYPSAMYLPEYVGEGEASSGAKEYDPDDRDPMFEEAARLIVLHQQGSTSLIQRKMKLGYNRAGRIIDQLEAAGIVGPFEGSKARDVLYPDEYSLERYLETLQKPIKD, encoded by the coding sequence ATGCCGGCAAAAGGAAACCAGTTTAGATCAAATAATTTCAAGGGAGAAAATCAGCCTCGCCAAAGCGGCAAGGCCGAAAAGGAACGAGTGGCAGGCAGGAAATTACCTAAACTGCCCAGTTTTGACTTTGACTATGAAAACGGCAAGGCTGTTAAAATAGCAGGCTTGTTTTCACTGCTATTATCCATTTTTTTCCTCATCGCTTTTACATCTTACCTGTTTACCTGGCAGGAAGACCAGAGCTACATTTCCAAAACAAACGGCGGCTGGCATAACCTATCAACAGGCACTACCGTTCATGAAATTGCCGACCTGAGCGATCCAACCATCAGGGCACAAAATTGGCTGGGCAAGTTTGGCGCGTTATTATCCAACCAGTTTATTTATGAGTGGTTTGGCGTAGCTTCATTCTTGTTTATTTTTGTGTTTTTTGTTGTAGGATACCGCTTGCTTTTTAAAGCGAGGTTGTTTTCTATCCGTAAAACACTTGCATATTCGTTATTCAGCATTGTTTTTATTTCTGTGGCGATAGCTTATCTTCATTCATTTGTGATTGATTATCCCCACTACCTTGAAGGCGGTTTCGGTTTTTGGAGCAACCGCTTACTCGCGGCTCAGATAGGTGAAGCGGGAACCGGCGGATTGCTGGTGTTTTTGGCACTTACCGTATTGGTAATAGCCTATAACATCGACTTTAAAATACCCCAGCGTAAAAACCGCCCGGTTGCAGCAATGAGCGTTGATGAGATAGCACCTGAACCTGTTGAACTAATTGATGAGGAGCCGTCAATGCCGCTTGAATGGCCTCGGGGTAATAACAAGATCCGCGAAACCCATGTAAGCAGCATCATGCCCGAGCCCATGGTACAGGAGCCGCTTATACCGCCATCACCGCTCAGGCACCCCCCAATGGAGCAAATGCCCGGATTCCACGAACCGGTAGTTTTAAGACCGGCAAACACGGTTAAACATGAGCCGGAAGAGGAAGAAGAAATTCCCCTTACTATTGATACCAACAGGCCATTGCCCGAATTGAGCGTTGAGAAAACCGATAACGAAAAAGCAAACGATCTGGTAAACCAGTTTGGTATATATGACCACAAGCTCGATCTGGCTTCATACAAACTGCCGCACCTGGAGTTATTAGAAAACCACGGTTCGAACAAGATCTCGGTTAATGCCGAAGAACTGGAAGCCAACAAGAACAAAATTGTTGAAACGCTGAACCACTATAATATCGAGATTGATAAGATAAAAGCCACTATCGGCCCAACGGTTACCCTGTATGAGATCATTCCGGCCCCTGGTGTCAGGATCAGCAAGATCAAGAACCTGGAGGATGATATCGCATTAAGTTTAGCCGCATTGGGTATCCGTATCATTGCTCCTATGCCGGGCAAGGGGACCATCGGTATTGAAGTGCCCAATCAAAATCCCGAGATGGTTTCGATGCGCTCTATCCTATCGACAGAAAAATACCAGAATACCACAATGGACCTGCCTATCGCTTTAGGTAAAACCATATCTAACGAAGTATTTATTGCCGATTTGGCCAAGATGCCACACTTACTGGTTGCGGGAGCCACCGGCCAGGGTAAATCGGTTGGTATTAACGCCATCCTGGTATCGCTGCTGTATAAAAAACACCCTGCCGAGCTCAAATTTGTACTGGTTGACCCTAAAAAGGTTGAGCTTACGCTGTTCCGTAAAATAGAAAGGCACTTTTTGGCTAAGCTGCCTGATGATGGCGATGCGATCATCACCGATACCAAAAAGGTGGTAAATACGCTCAATTCGCTTTGTATTGAGATGGACCAGCGCTATGACCTGCTGAAAGATGCGCAGGTACGCAACCTGAAAGAGTACAACGCCAAATTTGTGAACCGCAAAATCAGCGATCCCGAAAAACATCGTTACCTGCCGTTTATAGTTTTGGTGATTGATGAGTTTGCCGATTTGATGATGACTGCTGGGAAAGAAGTAGAAATGCCTATTGCCCGTATCGCACAGTTGGCCCGTGCGGTGGGTATACATTTGGTTATTGCAACGCAGCGCCCTTCTGTTAACATCATTACCGGTACTATCAAAGCCAACTTCCCTTCAAGGCTGGCATTCAGGGTGCTTTCCAAAATCGACTCACGTACCATTCTTGACGCAGGTGGCGCCGATCAGCTCATCGGCCGCGGGGATATGCTATTTTCAACAGGTAGCGACCTGATCCGTTTACAGTGTGCATTTGTGGATACCCCCGAGGTTGAAGCTATATCTGATTTTATCGGCAATCAGAAAGGTTATCCATCAGCTATGTACTTACCTGAGTATGTAGGCGAAGGTGAAGCAAGCAGCGGAGCCAAGGAATACGATCCCGACGACCGCGACCCAATGTTTGAGGAAGCCGCCCGCTTAATTGTACTGCACCAGCAGGGTTCAACATCACTTATTCAGCGTAAAATGAAATTGGGCTACAACCGCGCCGGCCGCATTATTGACCAGCTGGAAGCAGCAGGAATTGTAGGCCCTTTTGAAGGCAGCAAAGCCCGCGATGTGCTTTATCCCGACGAATACAGTCTTGAACGCTACCTCGAAACACTGCAAAAACCTATTAAAGATTAA
- a CDS encoding sterol desaturase family protein has translation MNLILDMDFLKAIYEHITGFFGLGGLYAIIKSGDYNKLLTYDGITALLGPMLPVLLVFEIIRGAFYKKFKVIHYKISFWTYVLNAFIGSVLSIAMVGFCIGFFSRFAIFKTTFTWYWFIYGYIVWEFAHFWYHYLAHKVRILWCLHSTHHAPESMNLSVTFAHFFLEAPYADLIRTSICILLGVNPPMLFVIMFIDGFWGSMIHIGENLIEDGRLGFLNRIVLTPSHHRVHHARNPLYMDTNFCNLLPIWDKVFGTFQNEDRKIPIEYGISRPMIKNSFLDAYFGEIIALAKDVRKAPGIKNKFLYIIMPPGWSHTGDHKMTTVVKKAYFESLEEEVNNQEIKVVKQGEKEEMV, from the coding sequence GTGAACCTAATTTTAGATATGGATTTTTTAAAAGCGATATACGAGCATATTACAGGATTTTTTGGCCTCGGCGGATTGTATGCCATCATCAAATCGGGCGATTATAACAAACTGCTTACCTACGATGGCATTACGGCCTTATTAGGCCCTATGCTACCTGTATTGCTGGTGTTTGAGATCATCAGGGGGGCTTTCTATAAAAAATTCAAGGTGATCCATTACAAGATCTCTTTTTGGACATATGTGTTAAATGCTTTTATAGGCAGCGTACTTTCCATTGCCATGGTAGGGTTTTGTATCGGCTTCTTTTCGAGGTTTGCTATTTTTAAAACAACGTTTACCTGGTACTGGTTCATTTACGGCTATATCGTATGGGAATTTGCTCATTTTTGGTATCATTACCTTGCGCATAAGGTGAGGATCCTGTGGTGCCTCCACTCAACCCATCACGCGCCCGAAAGCATGAACCTTTCGGTCACTTTCGCCCATTTCTTCCTCGAAGCGCCCTATGCCGACCTCATCCGCACCAGCATTTGTATTTTATTGGGGGTGAACCCACCTATGCTGTTTGTAATTATGTTTATTGATGGTTTTTGGGGGTCAATGATCCACATTGGTGAAAATCTTATAGAGGATGGACGCCTTGGTTTCCTCAACAGAATCGTACTTACGCCATCGCATCACAGGGTACACCATGCGCGTAATCCATTATATATGGATACTAATTTCTGTAACCTGTTACCGATATGGGATAAAGTTTTCGGAACCTTCCAAAATGAAGACCGCAAGATCCCTATTGAATATGGAATTAGTCGCCCGATGATTAAAAACAGCTTTTTAGATGCTTATTTTGGCGAGATCATAGCACTGGCCAAAGATGTACGCAAGGCGCCGGGTATTAAAAACAAGTTTTTATACATTATAATGCCCCCCGGCTGGAGCCATACCGGCGATCATAAAATGACGACAGTTGTTAAAAAGGCCTATTTTGAATCGCTTGAGGAAGAGGTAAATAACCAGGAAATAAAAGTTGTGAAGCAAGGCGAAAAGGAAGAAATGGTTTAA